Proteins from one Gimesia maris genomic window:
- a CDS encoding DUF1559 domain-containing protein, with product MKRKAFTLIELLVVIAIIAILIALLLPAVQQAREAARRSTCKNNLKQIGLALANYLDRTTGVFPRASISPNGRGCCCGTYTASAHNTTGVPHSFHTLHTMLLPYIDQANIYNQMNMSLRYDDATNLPAGANQIPVYICPSDNRTHDSSVNNNGLATHNYPGAGSTHPSGFCGQHGTSGVFAERNGQLNELGTALTHPAMKLRLITDGTSNTISFSEFAQNRTKTANCGFTGTGNQAKYGWAEPALGGTAYTILNLSTPNGCNGTSSAGSNSGIARSWHVGGVHVLMVDGSVHFVGDSIDGPTWQSLHTFSDGNVVSINQ from the coding sequence ATGAAACGCAAGGCATTTACATTAATTGAGCTTCTGGTGGTGATTGCGATTATCGCAATTCTGATTGCATTGCTGTTGCCAGCCGTGCAGCAGGCCCGTGAAGCGGCCCGTCGCAGTACCTGCAAAAATAATCTGAAGCAGATTGGTCTGGCACTGGCTAACTATCTCGATCGTACAACGGGAGTTTTTCCCCGGGCCAGTATTTCCCCGAACGGGAGAGGTTGTTGCTGCGGCACCTATACTGCTTCCGCACATAATACGACGGGAGTTCCACACAGTTTTCATACGCTGCATACCATGTTGCTGCCTTATATCGATCAGGCGAATATTTATAATCAGATGAATATGAGTCTGCGTTATGATGATGCCACAAATTTACCTGCAGGAGCCAACCAGATTCCTGTTTACATCTGCCCCAGTGACAATCGTACTCATGACTCATCTGTCAATAATAATGGTCTGGCGACGCATAATTATCCGGGAGCCGGCTCAACGCATCCTTCGGGTTTTTGTGGTCAGCATGGAACATCCGGAGTGTTTGCCGAACGAAACGGACAGTTAAATGAACTGGGTACTGCGTTGACCCATCCCGCGATGAAACTGCGTCTGATCACCGACGGGACTTCCAATACGATCTCATTCTCTGAGTTTGCTCAGAACAGGACGAAGACAGCTAATTGTGGCTTTACTGGTACGGGGAATCAGGCCAAATATGGCTGGGCAGAACCCGCACTGGGTGGTACTGCTTATACGATTCTCAATTTGTCGACGCCGAATGGTTGTAACGGAACCAGTTCCGCTGGTTCCAACTCCGGGATTGCCCGCAGCTGGCACGTTGGTGGCGTACATGTTCTGATGGTGGATGGGTCGGTGCACTTTGTTGGTGACAGCATTGATGGACCTACCTGGCAGAGCCTACATACTTTCAGTGACGGGAATGTCGTCAGTATCAATCAGTAA